The following coding sequences lie in one Phycisphaerae bacterium genomic window:
- a CDS encoding glycogen/starch synthase, which yields MVQEHPAVQESPSGNGKHIAPYLFELSWEVCSQAGGIYTVLRSKAPAAIRRWGDHYFLIGPYREHTAAVEFELETPDGPVAQVLEKLRERGVVFHHGRWLITGRPHVLLADLRGMHDRLGEMKYYLWKDLGIGTPDNDSELNDLIVFGFMVAELLQAVHEALGDYPMLAHFHEWQAAVALPLLKRRKVEFPTVFTTHATLVGRSLSAANANLYDHLHEIDGAAVAYEHGFSHRYNIERAAAHSADVFTTVSGITAMEAKQFLGRQPEVLVPNGLNVERFSAPYEFQNLHRKCKQLIHEFVMGHFFSSYTFDLDRTLYLFSAGRYEYRNKGFDMFIEALFQLNQWLKSEPSEVTVVAFLIAPASYRALNVDTLNRQAMFHELRDTCESIQEDMGHRLFQTVAQGRMPTLDDLLDEYARVRVKRMMHAWRKYAQPTIVTHDLWDDGNDAILRHLRHRHLLNAADDPVKVVFHPEFITSTSPVLGLEYDQFVRGCNLGVFPSYYEPWGYTPMECVVRGIPTITSDLSGFGAYVMSHFPDHDENGIFVARRRGQPFHETVSQITAWLHGFTQMGRRDRIQLRNRVETYATHFDWSEMGRYYRVARRWAFQKHYPQLDILPVEVTQVPEVSPRSKTGSRVSKAKRGRGSKGESRKL from the coding sequence ATGGTTCAGGAGCATCCGGCAGTCCAGGAGTCTCCTTCGGGTAACGGCAAGCACATCGCCCCGTACCTCTTCGAACTCTCGTGGGAAGTCTGTTCGCAGGCTGGAGGGATTTACACCGTCTTGCGAAGCAAGGCCCCGGCCGCGATTCGCCGCTGGGGCGATCACTACTTCCTGATCGGGCCGTACCGGGAGCACACCGCCGCGGTCGAGTTTGAGCTGGAGACTCCGGACGGCCCGGTGGCTCAAGTGCTCGAGAAGCTCCGCGAGCGGGGGGTGGTTTTCCATCATGGGCGTTGGCTGATCACCGGCCGGCCGCACGTCCTGCTCGCGGACCTGCGGGGCATGCACGATCGGCTCGGCGAGATGAAGTACTACCTCTGGAAGGACCTCGGAATCGGCACACCCGACAACGACTCGGAGCTGAACGACCTGATCGTTTTTGGCTTCATGGTGGCCGAGCTGCTTCAAGCCGTCCACGAGGCTCTGGGCGATTACCCGATGCTCGCCCACTTCCACGAGTGGCAGGCGGCGGTGGCCCTGCCTCTGCTCAAGCGCCGCAAGGTCGAGTTTCCGACCGTATTCACCACCCACGCGACGCTGGTTGGCCGCAGCCTCAGTGCCGCCAACGCCAACCTGTACGATCATCTCCACGAGATCGATGGTGCCGCGGTGGCTTACGAGCACGGCTTCAGCCACCGCTACAACATTGAACGGGCCGCGGCCCACTCCGCCGACGTATTCACCACCGTGTCGGGCATCACCGCCATGGAGGCCAAGCAGTTTCTCGGCCGCCAGCCGGAGGTGCTTGTGCCGAACGGCCTCAACGTGGAGCGGTTCTCTGCGCCCTACGAGTTCCAGAATCTGCATCGCAAGTGCAAGCAGCTCATCCATGAGTTCGTGATGGGCCATTTCTTCTCCAGCTACACGTTTGATCTCGACCGGACACTGTATCTCTTCTCTGCCGGCCGCTACGAGTACCGCAACAAGGGCTTCGACATGTTCATCGAGGCCCTGTTTCAGCTCAACCAGTGGCTCAAGAGCGAGCCGTCGGAAGTGACGGTGGTGGCGTTCCTCATCGCTCCGGCCTCTTACCGGGCGCTCAACGTGGACACGCTGAACCGCCAGGCGATGTTCCACGAACTCCGCGATACCTGCGAGTCGATCCAGGAGGACATGGGTCACCGCCTGTTTCAGACCGTGGCCCAGGGCCGCATGCCCACCCTGGACGATCTTCTGGACGAGTACGCTCGCGTGCGGGTCAAGCGAATGATGCATGCCTGGCGGAAGTACGCCCAGCCGACGATCGTGACCCATGACCTCTGGGACGACGGTAACGACGCGATTCTGCGGCACCTACGGCATCGCCATCTGCTGAACGCGGCCGACGACCCGGTCAAGGTGGTGTTCCACCCGGAATTCATCACCTCGACCAGCCCTGTCCTCGGCCTGGAATACGATCAGTTTGTCCGCGGCTGTAATCTTGGGGTGTTTCCTTCGTACTACGAACCATGGGGCTATACGCCGATGGAATGTGTCGTCCGGGGCATCCCGACCATCACCAGCGATCTGAGCGGCTTTGGGGCCTACGTGATGAGCCACTTCCCGGACCACGACGAGAATGGGATCTTCGTCGCCCGCCGGCGGGGCCAGCCGTTTCACGAGACGGTAAGTCAGATCACCGCCTGGCTGCACGGCTTCACCCAGATGGGCCGGCGGGACCGCATTCAGCTTCGCAACCGAGTCGAGACGTACGCCACCCACTTCGACTGGAGCGAGATGGGCCGGTACTACCGCGTCGCTCGCCGCTGGGCCTTCCAGAAGCACTATCCACAGCTGGACATCCTGCCGGTCGAGGTGACCCAGGTCCCAGAGGTGAGCCCGCGGTCCAAAACCGGTTCGCGGGTCAGCAAGGCCAAGCGTGGTCGTGGATCCAAGGGCGAATCACGGAAGCTGTAG
- a CDS encoding sugar phosphate isomerase/epimerase, which produces MQPLQIGVCSWSLAIPDLTQALATVRDKLKLGLVQVGFFDDGYRDINKMVDLVTESRLEVSATCVGFAGEDYSSIQNIAASGGYIPNSLWEERRAKTIAVADITAKLGVKLLATHVGFVPHDRKDAQYLRLVDRLRDICDALGARGVTLVMETGQEQAEALIDFIEAVGCKNIGVNFDPANMILYGVGEPLEAVALLKERIIHVHMKDANWSAKPGRDWGAEVVLGTGQADIPRIVSKLRAQGYRGPLVIEREAGNQRLVDIQEAARLLESLVR; this is translated from the coding sequence ATGCAACCGCTTCAAATCGGCGTATGCTCGTGGTCCCTGGCCATTCCCGATCTCACCCAGGCCCTGGCGACCGTTCGGGACAAGCTCAAGCTCGGCTTGGTGCAGGTCGGGTTCTTCGATGACGGCTATAGGGACATCAACAAGATGGTGGACCTTGTGACGGAGAGCCGTCTAGAAGTCAGCGCCACCTGCGTAGGGTTCGCAGGAGAGGACTACTCGAGTATCCAAAACATAGCGGCCAGCGGTGGATACATTCCCAACAGCTTGTGGGAGGAGCGTCGGGCCAAGACCATTGCCGTGGCCGACATCACGGCCAAGCTGGGCGTCAAGCTGCTGGCGACGCACGTTGGCTTTGTTCCGCATGACCGCAAGGACGCGCAGTATTTGCGCTTGGTGGACCGTCTGAGGGACATTTGTGATGCGCTGGGTGCCCGGGGCGTCACTCTGGTCATGGAGACAGGCCAGGAGCAGGCGGAAGCGCTGATTGACTTCATTGAGGCCGTGGGGTGCAAGAACATCGGCGTGAACTTCGATCCGGCCAACATGATTCTGTACGGTGTGGGTGAGCCGCTTGAGGCGGTAGCTCTGCTGAAGGAGCGGATTATCCATGTTCACATGAAAGACGCCAACTGGTCGGCCAAGCCAGGTCGGGACTGGGGCGCGGAGGTCGTTCTGGGGACCGGCCAAGCGGACATTCCGCGGATTGTGAGCAAGCTGCGTGCCCAGGGCTACCGGGGACCACTGGTGATCGAGCGCGAAGCGGGCAATCAGCGGCTGGTCGACATTCAGGAAGCGGCCCGCCTGCTTGAATCGCTGGTGCGTTAG
- a CDS encoding serine/threonine protein kinase, which yields MSTCLTEQELEDLIAGRLDSEEAAGLRVHAQECAICQEALAEYQANQSFEKEVGADLLAVVRGNDKPSTVLLSPDAIEKLRKQHAESPQAAGHSQPVSPPDSLPGYTILHELHRGGQGVVYEAIQLSTKRKVAVKVMLEGAFASERSQWRFEREIKLVASLRHPNIVVAHDSGVAEKRHFFAMDFIQGQPLDKYVRDRRLPIREIVGLFHQVCEAVGYAHSRGVIHRDLKPLNILVDTEGRPYLLDFGLAKAVRDEMRETHPEYTTTPGRVMGTVRYMSPEQTRGGADAADTRMDVYSLGVVLFELLTGTVPYKTDGDVAEAFSNIRDTDPPRPSKLAGGVNSELDAIVLRAMAKEPDRRYGSARELESDLKAWLGGDAVTAKFDSSWYVLRKLAFKHYFHTSVIVALVLSMLGFGLISFQLLRRTQASEAHLSEINRGFAVHIDDLQHQVAQYTAKAHQDELGYFLLEWHAGRKDAAEAIQGSMPKDSPEYAVTEFLLDESRSVEDLRAQAPQIGESLVLFAVGERHMKAGRWAQARTAFEQYAERYKGYLLPLVQSRLEEIDRRLKP from the coding sequence ATGAGTACCTGCCTGACGGAGCAAGAGCTTGAGGATCTGATCGCAGGGCGACTCGATTCGGAGGAGGCGGCCGGACTGAGAGTTCACGCCCAGGAGTGTGCCATCTGTCAAGAGGCGTTGGCCGAGTACCAAGCAAATCAGTCCTTCGAGAAAGAGGTAGGCGCCGATTTGCTGGCGGTGGTTCGCGGAAACGACAAGCCTTCGACCGTACTACTATCGCCCGATGCCATCGAGAAGCTAAGGAAGCAGCATGCTGAGTCGCCTCAGGCTGCAGGCCATTCGCAACCTGTTTCCCCGCCCGATTCATTGCCCGGCTACACGATTCTTCACGAACTGCACCGTGGCGGGCAGGGCGTTGTCTATGAGGCCATCCAGCTCTCAACCAAACGCAAGGTGGCTGTCAAGGTCATGCTCGAAGGCGCGTTTGCCAGCGAGAGGTCGCAGTGGCGGTTCGAGCGAGAAATCAAGCTGGTCGCGTCCCTTCGGCATCCGAATATCGTGGTCGCTCACGATAGCGGCGTCGCGGAGAAGCGTCACTTCTTTGCGATGGACTTCATCCAGGGCCAGCCGCTGGACAAGTACGTTCGTGACCGCCGGCTGCCTATCCGGGAGATTGTGGGTCTTTTCCACCAGGTGTGCGAGGCAGTTGGCTATGCCCATAGCAGGGGCGTTATCCACCGCGACCTCAAGCCGCTCAACATCCTGGTGGACACCGAGGGGAGGCCGTACCTGCTCGACTTCGGGCTGGCCAAGGCGGTACGCGATGAGATGCGAGAAACACATCCCGAGTACACCACTACGCCGGGCCGGGTGATGGGCACCGTGCGGTACATGTCGCCGGAGCAGACCCGGGGTGGTGCTGATGCGGCCGACACGCGGATGGACGTGTATTCGTTAGGCGTGGTTCTTTTCGAACTGCTCACCGGCACGGTGCCGTACAAAACCGACGGCGATGTTGCAGAAGCATTCAGCAACATTCGGGACACCGACCCGCCTCGTCCCTCGAAGCTCGCCGGGGGAGTCAACTCGGAGCTGGATGCTATTGTTCTGCGTGCCATGGCCAAGGAGCCCGACCGTCGATACGGTTCCGCCCGCGAGTTGGAATCTGATCTGAAGGCGTGGCTTGGCGGTGATGCAGTGACGGCCAAGTTCGACAGCTCATGGTACGTCCTGCGCAAGCTGGCCTTCAAGCACTACTTCCACACATCCGTGATTGTAGCGCTCGTGCTGTCCATGCTCGGGTTCGGGCTGATATCGTTTCAACTGCTACGACGAACCCAAGCATCGGAGGCCCACCTGAGCGAGATCAACCGGGGCTTTGCCGTCCACATCGACGACCTGCAACACCAGGTCGCCCAGTACACCGCCAAAGCTCATCAGGACGAGTTGGGCTACTTTCTACTGGAGTGGCATGCTGGCCGGAAAGATGCCGCCGAGGCGATCCAGGGATCGATGCCGAAAGATTCGCCCGAATACGCGGTGACGGAGTTTCTACTGGACGAGTCGCGTTCGGTTGAGGATCTCCGGGCTCAGGCTCCGCAGATTGGAGAGTCCCTCGTGCTTTTCGCTGTGGGAGAGCGGCACATGAAGGCCGGGCGATGGGCCCAGGCCAGGACGGCTTTCGAGCAGTACGCCGAGCGGTACAAGGGGTATCTGTTGCCCCTGGTTCAATCGCGTTTGGAGGAGATCGATCGTCGTTTGAAGCCGTAG
- a CDS encoding sigma-70 family RNA polymerase sigma factor: MDSTTNTMLLNDLKDVRNDKAWSEFVQRYLAVLIAFGLKLGLGREDAADAAQDALLAFAEAYRKGQYDRSRGRLRHWLFGFARNKVLHVLRSRAAQHVVSPDGSKTDLLLNVPDDASMSKLWEAQWRQAVLRACLDQVKPEMSPETIRAFELMTSGEVSSEEAAAQLGMTVNAAMKAKRRVLARMREVYRQMEADW, encoded by the coding sequence GTGGACAGCACAACCAACACGATGCTGCTGAACGACTTGAAGGATGTCCGCAACGACAAGGCTTGGTCTGAGTTCGTCCAGCGGTACTTGGCGGTGTTGATTGCCTTCGGTTTGAAACTGGGGCTCGGCCGGGAAGACGCCGCAGATGCCGCCCAGGATGCTCTGCTGGCTTTCGCCGAGGCCTACCGCAAGGGTCAGTACGATCGGAGCCGTGGCCGGCTCAGGCACTGGTTGTTCGGCTTCGCCCGGAACAAAGTCCTACATGTACTCCGCAGCCGGGCGGCTCAGCACGTCGTGAGCCCGGACGGCAGCAAGACCGATCTGCTGCTCAATGTGCCTGATGACGCGAGCATGAGTAAGTTGTGGGAAGCCCAGTGGCGTCAGGCCGTGCTGCGGGCCTGCCTGGACCAGGTCAAACCGGAGATGAGCCCCGAGACCATCCGTGCCTTTGAGCTGATGACTTCAGGAGAGGTGTCTTCGGAAGAAGCTGCCGCCCAGCTCGGAATGACCGTCAACGCAGCGATGAAGGCCAAGCGCCGCGTGCTGGCCCGAATGCGAGAAGTGTACCGTCAGATGGAAGCCGATTGGTGA
- a CDS encoding type II secretion system protein, which produces MLEILVVVAIIALLIAVLMPTLAAARRQSKQLLCQTNLATIAKGWHAYLGDSKGKFLKSVKATDNVQANFGGKQGAIAAYQGPRPLNRYVGLPPVVWSGAELFRCPFDVGFGRELPTSYDYRGNSYHMNHILVGPPGPPGLQVPPGDPCGDVLKRVFERAADLSLSQIKGESRLLLVGDLGWYNAWERSYESADQVNWHTPAGFHNIAFMDGHVRLVKIRKGIHVDDQYTLIPFADLIPPVCEYQTEAKLP; this is translated from the coding sequence TTGCTCGAGATACTCGTAGTCGTCGCGATCATTGCCCTTTTGATCGCTGTGCTGATGCCGACCCTGGCCGCGGCCCGTCGACAAAGCAAGCAGCTCCTATGTCAGACGAATCTGGCTACCATTGCCAAGGGCTGGCATGCCTATCTGGGTGATTCGAAGGGCAAATTCCTGAAATCGGTCAAGGCCACGGACAATGTGCAGGCGAACTTTGGCGGCAAGCAGGGAGCGATTGCAGCCTACCAGGGCCCCAGGCCGCTTAACCGCTATGTGGGCCTTCCGCCGGTGGTCTGGTCGGGAGCCGAGTTGTTCCGCTGTCCGTTCGACGTCGGCTTCGGCCGTGAGCTGCCCACGAGTTACGATTACCGAGGCAACAGCTACCACATGAACCATATCTTGGTCGGTCCACCCGGCCCGCCCGGTTTGCAGGTTCCGCCGGGAGATCCCTGCGGCGACGTTCTCAAGCGGGTGTTCGAGCGAGCGGCCGACCTATCCCTGTCGCAGATCAAGGGTGAATCACGGCTTCTGCTCGTGGGCGATCTGGGTTGGTACAACGCCTGGGAGCGAAGCTACGAGTCAGCCGATCAGGTCAACTGGCATACGCCGGCCGGTTTTCACAACATCGCCTTCATGGACGGCCACGTGCGGCTCGTGAAAATCCGTAAGGGCATTCATGTGGACGATCAGTACACGCTCATTCCGTTCGCTGATCTGATTCCGCCGGTATGTGAGTATCAGACGGAGGCAAAGCTCCCATGA